The following are encoded in a window of Litoribacterium kuwaitense genomic DNA:
- a CDS encoding response regulator, which translates to MKILVVEDEKMIRNGIVNALKNIPQYSYQVKGANNGKVALEMIEPWQPDVVITDVKMPVMDGLVLSKEIRKKYMSIYVIILSGYQEFAYAQEAIKLGIKEYLIKPVGVEDLEKVMKNLEQLIDKEKKSHRVSKETLEVLRREWLNKLVKRPKEIEQDQLDYAAALGITLKGPSYQMILLQMGEEGYGDNWIKGLEDLTLQELPKEWSPVIWMHKETELAIILNVSASNEYRVENDFTRIHELFNHQFGGVLTVGVGSLYDSIFKLAASFREAMFALGQKDRQMSGKNTILKVPDGELVSDNHLLAIENTLEDAIIKQVKDINRNKLNFILNREFNRCLQKSISLDHINNWAIKILVRTYLELQISYEIPDVVMDQLRNANSVIHIQHILSQELESVMDRIDKLKNSNMHHVVNQCIQYIHDHYKEEITLDILAKYVFVSSTYLSKVFKKHTGKTFVKWLNEYRINKAKEYISLQPARPIYAISEEVGYKDYKYFIRVFKKETGFTPKEYKNNHH; encoded by the coding sequence TTGAAAATATTAGTCGTCGAAGATGAAAAAATGATTAGAAATGGGATTGTGAATGCATTAAAAAACATCCCGCAATATTCATATCAAGTTAAGGGTGCGAATAACGGTAAAGTTGCTCTAGAAATGATAGAGCCTTGGCAACCAGATGTTGTGATAACAGATGTTAAAATGCCTGTAATGGATGGGTTGGTGCTATCTAAAGAAATCCGAAAAAAGTATATGTCGATTTACGTGATTATATTAAGCGGATACCAAGAATTTGCATATGCACAGGAAGCAATAAAATTAGGCATAAAAGAATATTTAATTAAACCTGTTGGGGTAGAAGATCTAGAAAAAGTAATGAAAAACCTCGAGCAATTAATAGATAAGGAAAAGAAAAGTCATCGAGTATCTAAAGAAACATTAGAAGTCCTTCGGAGAGAATGGCTAAATAAATTGGTGAAGCGTCCAAAGGAAATAGAACAAGACCAATTGGACTATGCTGCGGCATTAGGAATAACATTAAAAGGTCCTTCGTATCAAATGATTTTGCTTCAAATGGGGGAAGAGGGATATGGGGATAATTGGATCAAAGGCTTGGAAGATTTGACGTTACAAGAACTTCCGAAAGAATGGTCGCCTGTAATATGGATGCATAAAGAGACAGAGTTGGCCATCATATTAAATGTGTCCGCTTCAAATGAGTATAGGGTGGAAAACGATTTCACGCGTATTCACGAGCTTTTTAATCATCAATTTGGCGGTGTTCTAACGGTAGGTGTCGGGTCTTTGTATGACTCCATTTTTAAGCTAGCTGCTTCTTTTCGCGAAGCCATGTTTGCGCTTGGTCAGAAGGATCGTCAAATGAGTGGTAAAAACACAATATTAAAAGTGCCTGATGGAGAATTAGTCTCAGACAATCATCTACTGGCTATTGAGAATACCCTTGAGGATGCGATTATAAAGCAAGTTAAAGACATCAACAGAAACAAATTAAATTTCATATTAAATCGCGAATTTAATCGATGTTTACAAAAAAGTATCTCGTTAGATCATATCAATAATTGGGCCATTAAAATACTTGTTCGCACATATTTAGAGTTGCAAATCTCATATGAAATTCCAGATGTTGTAATGGATCAGTTAAGGAATGCGAATTCTGTTATACACATCCAACATATACTTTCGCAGGAGCTCGAGAGTGTCATGGATCGGATAGACAAGTTGAAAAATTCGAATATGCATCACGTAGTCAATCAATGTATTCAGTATATTCATGATCATTATAAGGAAGAAATTACGTTAGATATATTGGCTAAATACGTATTTGTATCTTCAACTTATTTAAGTAAGGTATTTAAAAAGCACACAGGAAAAACGTTTGTCAAATGGTTAAATGAGTACAGAATTAACAAGGCAAAAGAATATATAAGTTTGCAGCCAGCAAGACCTATTTATGCGATTTCCGAAGAGGTTGGTTATAAAGATTACAAATATTTTATTCGCGTTTTCAAGAAAGAGACAGGGTTTACACCAAAGGAATATAAAAATAATCACCATTAA
- a CDS encoding ABC transporter substrate-binding protein produces MKADLLKRFPIMLGLFILSSLLLAACSGGEGEAGENADGNTTITMMHYYNKELGEPAPMAQLEKIEEFEEQNSDVIIEQEVQSHDNYETKVKTLAAGNELPDVFLIKGSMTQQFADNGQALLLNDFLAEKEGWEEQFIDGAFTPFQVEDEIYAMPISGGSSHLIYYNKALFEEAGISEFPSTWDEFLGAIDRLNESGVTPIALGNKGKWVLNSSYLSTLANRYTGSEWFDNILAKNGEASFTDQEFVDALSAIDQLANNNAFNSNMNSIDNSEQQAMYMNEQAAMFIEGGWAAGSIANNAPEAVLNNTEVAIFPEIEGAQGEQNTVSGGGGWAYAINPNVSEEKLEKIKEFIYHLTNQEAGRLILEKGQMPAVVVPDSDEMELPVLTRKLLTLFEESKFVPIYDTVLDPALIEVMNSNMQNMTIDQVTPQEAAENIQAEYSK; encoded by the coding sequence ATGAAAGCGGATTTATTAAAGCGTTTTCCTATCATGCTTGGTTTGTTTATTCTTTCATCTCTTTTATTGGCAGCATGCTCAGGGGGAGAAGGTGAAGCAGGTGAAAATGCCGATGGCAATACAACGATTACAATGATGCACTATTATAACAAAGAGTTAGGCGAACCTGCACCGATGGCCCAACTTGAAAAGATCGAAGAATTTGAAGAGCAAAATTCAGATGTGATCATTGAGCAGGAAGTGCAGTCACATGATAATTATGAAACAAAAGTAAAGACGTTGGCTGCTGGAAATGAACTTCCAGACGTATTTTTAATCAAGGGTTCAATGACTCAACAATTTGCTGATAACGGTCAAGCATTATTGCTTAATGATTTCTTAGCGGAAAAAGAAGGTTGGGAAGAGCAATTTATAGATGGAGCTTTTACACCTTTCCAAGTTGAAGATGAGATTTATGCAATGCCGATTTCCGGTGGTAGTTCCCATTTAATTTATTATAATAAGGCATTATTTGAAGAGGCAGGAATATCTGAATTCCCTAGCACATGGGACGAATTTCTAGGTGCGATTGACCGCTTGAATGAATCAGGTGTTACGCCAATTGCTCTAGGTAACAAAGGGAAATGGGTATTAAATTCGAGCTATTTAAGCACATTGGCAAATCGTTATACAGGGTCAGAATGGTTCGATAACATTCTTGCCAAAAATGGTGAGGCTAGCTTTACTGATCAGGAATTTGTGGATGCGCTTTCTGCAATAGATCAGTTAGCTAACAACAATGCTTTCAATAGTAATATGAATAGCATCGATAATAGTGAACAACAAGCGATGTATATGAATGAACAAGCGGCTATGTTTATTGAAGGTGGCTGGGCTGCTGGTTCTATTGCAAATAACGCGCCAGAAGCTGTTTTGAATAACACAGAGGTAGCGATTTTCCCAGAAATTGAAGGTGCTCAAGGAGAGCAAAATACTGTATCTGGCGGTGGCGGATGGGCGTACGCCATTAATCCTAATGTATCAGAAGAGAAGTTGGAAAAAATCAAAGAGTTTATTTATCATCTCACCAATCAAGAAGCTGGTAGATTAATTTTAGAAAAGGGTCAAATGCCAGCCGTTGTCGTTCCGGATAGTGATGAAATGGAATTACCAGTTCTAACAAGAAAATTATTAACACTTTTTGAGGAAAGTAAATTTGTACCTATTTACGATACAGTATTAGATCCTGCCTTAATCGAAGTGATGAATAGCAACATGCAAAATATGACGATTGATCAGGTGACGCCACAAGAAGCCGCCGAAAATATTCAAGCCGAATATAGCAAGTAA